One Kineococcus radiotolerans SRS30216 = ATCC BAA-149 DNA window includes the following coding sequences:
- a CDS encoding flagellar assembly protein FliW: MSIASDTKPKIEFVSPLMGFDQHTAFEIEALDDDGMFFTMQSTSDPSLRLVLADPQPFYPDYDAVIDGDTAKSLQIEDEGDGAILAIVNMAQGMEKATMNLFAPIVVNPKAHRAVQAMLYGEDHPLDAPLNPPAS, encoded by the coding sequence GTGAGCATCGCTTCCGACACCAAGCCCAAGATCGAGTTCGTGAGTCCCCTCATGGGCTTCGACCAGCACACCGCCTTCGAGATCGAGGCCCTCGACGACGACGGCATGTTCTTCACCATGCAGTCCACGTCGGACCCCAGCCTCCGCCTCGTGCTGGCGGACCCGCAGCCGTTCTACCCCGACTACGACGCCGTGATCGACGGTGACACCGCCAAGTCGCTGCAGATCGAGGACGAGGGCGACGGCGCCATCCTCGCCATCGTCAACATGGCGCAGGGCATGGAGAAGGCGACGATGAACCTCTTCGCGCCCATCGTCGTGAACCCCAAGGCGCACCGCGCGGTCCAGGCCATGCTCTACGGCGAGGACCACCCCCTCGACGCACCGCTGAACCCGCCCGCCAGCTGA
- a CDS encoding TrmH family RNA methyltransferase, whose amino-acid sequence MPLIELDDLTDPQHAGSLRDYTALKDVQLRARREPAEGLYLAEGVEVIRRALAAGHVPRSLLLSRSRFEDLADVLPAGATVFVAPVAAFADLTGVDLHRGALASMQRPAQRSVPDLLASLPAGPARLVVLEDVVDHTNVGALFRSAAAFGVDGVVVSPRCADPLYRRSVRVSMGTVLHLPWARAASWPGDLDLLRSAGFAVAALALTEDSVALGSFAVPERLALLLGTEGDGLSRRALSGADLVVRIPMDPRVDSLNVAAASAVALWETRRA is encoded by the coding sequence GTGCCGCTGATCGAGTTGGACGACCTCACCGATCCGCAGCACGCGGGCTCCCTGCGCGACTACACCGCGCTGAAGGACGTGCAGCTGCGCGCCCGGCGGGAACCGGCGGAGGGGCTGTACCTCGCCGAGGGCGTCGAGGTCATCCGGCGCGCGCTGGCCGCCGGGCACGTCCCCCGCTCGCTCCTGCTGTCCCGCAGCCGCTTCGAGGACCTCGCCGACGTGCTGCCCGCGGGAGCGACGGTGTTCGTGGCCCCCGTCGCGGCGTTCGCCGACCTCACCGGGGTCGACCTGCACCGCGGCGCGCTGGCCTCCATGCAGCGCCCCGCGCAGCGGTCGGTGCCGGACCTGCTCGCGTCGCTGCCCGCGGGCCCGGCGCGGCTGGTGGTCCTCGAGGACGTCGTCGACCACACCAACGTGGGTGCGCTGTTCCGCTCCGCGGCCGCCTTCGGCGTCGACGGCGTCGTCGTCAGCCCGCGGTGCGCGGACCCGCTGTACCGGCGCAGCGTGCGGGTGTCGATGGGGACGGTGCTGCACCTGCCGTGGGCGCGGGCGGCGTCCTGGCCCGGGGACCTGGACCTGCTGCGCTCGGCGGGGTTCGCCGTCGCGGCGCTGGCCCTGACGGAGGACTCGGTGGCGCTGGGCTCCTTCGCGGTGCCGGAGCGCCTCGCGCTGCTGCTGGGGACGGAGGGGGACGGGCTGAGCCGGCGCGCGCTGTCCGGGGCCGACCTCGTGGTGCGGATCCCGATGGACCCGCGGGTGGACAGCCTCAACGTCGCCGCCGCCAGCGCGGTGGCGCTGTGGGAGACGCGGCGGGCGTAG
- a CDS encoding putative bifunctional diguanylate cyclase/phosphodiesterase, whose product MSRWPWSVRHLAGDDVRTRVVPWAVVSPLVVVGVVALVQVALAGEPTLSVLLTALAGGVVAATLLLVLALQSAARLDVEGRDRQEALEAAMRQALHDPLTDLGNRQLFTDRLQHALARRGSKACAVLYLDLDGFKTVNDTHGHGVGDTVLVEVSHRLRAAVRPEDTVARFGGDEFAVLCEDLSDELNASRIADRVVSSIANHPIEFGDGRKLTITPSVGIALARDEADASKLLRRADAALYRAKESGKARSELFDERMQAQAVDALQTEDDLALAVSQGQLRLHYQPIIDLRDGHVQGVEALLRWQHPRRGLLQPSDFVPLAERSGLIVDIGKWVIAEAWRQLEEWYSTIEDCHLTIAVNVSRRQLANAELLDAVATNQPTGPAGSALLVEVSEDLLVADANAGFSTLHALRMMGVRVAVDDFGAGVSSLKHLQTMPIDHVKVDRHFIAGLGRRRQDEAVVAGIIGMAKSMGVGVVAEGVESHEQLDALRRLGCDSAQGFLLGRPNAEVGAVIDLARSRPATPVQPADEHVPATVVL is encoded by the coding sequence ATGAGCCGCTGGCCCTGGTCGGTCCGCCACCTGGCCGGAGATGACGTCCGCACCCGCGTCGTCCCCTGGGCCGTCGTGTCCCCCCTCGTCGTGGTCGGCGTCGTCGCCCTCGTCCAGGTCGCCCTCGCCGGCGAACCCACCCTCTCGGTCCTGCTGACCGCGCTCGCCGGCGGCGTGGTGGCGGCCACCCTCCTCCTCGTGCTGGCCCTGCAGTCCGCGGCCCGCCTCGACGTGGAGGGCCGCGACCGGCAGGAGGCCCTCGAGGCCGCGATGCGGCAGGCGCTGCACGACCCGCTGACCGACCTCGGCAACCGGCAGCTGTTCACCGACCGCCTCCAGCACGCCCTGGCCCGCCGCGGCTCCAAGGCGTGCGCGGTCCTCTACCTCGACCTCGACGGGTTCAAGACCGTCAACGACACCCACGGGCACGGCGTCGGCGACACCGTCCTCGTCGAGGTCTCCCACCGGCTGCGCGCCGCGGTCCGCCCCGAGGACACCGTCGCCCGCTTCGGCGGCGACGAGTTCGCCGTCCTCTGCGAGGACCTCTCCGACGAGCTGAACGCCAGCCGCATCGCCGACCGCGTCGTCAGCTCCATCGCCAACCACCCGATCGAGTTCGGCGACGGCCGCAAGCTCACCATCACCCCCAGCGTCGGGATCGCGCTGGCCCGCGACGAGGCCGACGCCTCCAAGCTGCTGCGCCGCGCCGACGCCGCGCTCTACCGCGCCAAGGAGAGCGGCAAGGCCCGCTCGGAGCTGTTCGACGAACGCATGCAGGCCCAGGCCGTCGACGCCCTGCAGACCGAGGACGACCTCGCCCTCGCCGTCTCCCAGGGGCAGCTGCGGCTGCACTACCAGCCCATCATCGACCTGCGCGACGGGCACGTGCAGGGGGTGGAGGCGCTGCTGCGCTGGCAGCACCCCCGGCGGGGCCTGCTGCAGCCCAGCGACTTCGTCCCCCTCGCCGAGCGCAGCGGCCTGATCGTCGACATCGGCAAGTGGGTCATCGCCGAGGCCTGGCGGCAGCTGGAGGAGTGGTACTCCACCATCGAGGACTGCCACCTGACGATCGCGGTGAACGTCTCCCGCCGGCAGCTGGCCAACGCCGAGCTGCTCGACGCCGTCGCCACCAACCAGCCGACCGGCCCTGCGGGCAGCGCGCTGCTGGTCGAGGTGAGCGAGGACCTCCTCGTCGCCGACGCCAACGCCGGGTTCTCCACCCTGCACGCGCTGCGCATGATGGGGGTGCGCGTCGCCGTCGACGACTTCGGGGCCGGGGTGTCCTCCCTCAAGCACCTGCAGACGATGCCCATCGACCACGTCAAGGTCGACCGGCACTTCATCGCCGGGCTCGGCCGGCGCCGCCAGGACGAGGCCGTCGTGGCCGGGATCATCGGGATGGCCAAGAGCATGGGCGTGGGCGTCGTCGCCGAGGGCGTGGAGTCCCACGAGCAGCTCGACGCGCTGCGCCGCCTCGGCTGCGACAGCGCCCAGGGCTTCCTCCTCGGCCGGCCCAACGCCGAGGTCGGCGCGGTCATCGACCTGGCCCGCTCCCGCCCCGCCACCCCCGTGCAGCCGGCCGACGAGCACGTCCCCGCGACCGTCGTGCTCTGA
- the flgK gene encoding flagellar hook-associated protein FlgK: protein MSTFSGINTASRALGAAQRGMETTGQNIANVNTPGYSRQRVEQSSSVLNQTGQFTQKYVPGDGVVVNGLTRVSDALATATARQDSAAAQEQATAASIWSGVENAIGDTGASGLSENLKDLSSAWNDLAAKAGTDGLAGAQSLVITRSQTVATQIVGMNTQLEGQYDQLTLQADTLATQANTIAGNIAKLNTGIRETTASGASANELMDQRDQLLNQLSDITGSRVVHRENGTVDVLVGNATIVTGDFSYDLKIGVQESTTSTAPIAPGAERIGNQLVATIGGQNAGPVAGSLKATFDGANKTLADQQKGLNDFATDLTTKVNAAYGTTFFSSVEAGWTTGPVKAAQLTVSVTTTSFRDSTGTGTGTGSADRAYARAVSEAFNGAPAKPAVGTTPAKPAVTGIKDGWRTHVTNLAASTQSANNRAELSAQVSLKSSAVRDGVSGVNLDEEMTNLVAYQHAYSAAAKVLTTMDEALQSLLNMVR from the coding sequence ATGAGCACCTTCTCCGGCATCAACACCGCCTCGCGCGCCCTCGGCGCCGCCCAGCGCGGCATGGAGACCACCGGGCAGAACATCGCCAACGTCAACACCCCCGGCTACTCCCGCCAGCGGGTCGAGCAGTCCTCGAGCGTCCTCAACCAGACCGGTCAGTTCACCCAGAAGTACGTCCCCGGCGACGGCGTCGTCGTCAACGGACTGACCCGCGTCTCCGACGCCCTGGCCACCGCGACCGCGCGCCAGGACTCCGCCGCCGCGCAGGAGCAGGCGACGGCCGCCTCCATCTGGTCCGGCGTCGAGAACGCCATCGGCGACACCGGCGCCAGCGGGTTGAGCGAGAACCTCAAGGACCTGTCCTCGGCGTGGAACGACCTCGCCGCCAAGGCGGGCACCGACGGCCTCGCCGGCGCGCAGTCCCTGGTCATCACCCGCAGCCAGACCGTGGCGACGCAGATCGTCGGGATGAACACCCAGCTCGAAGGGCAGTACGACCAGCTCACGCTGCAGGCCGACACGCTCGCCACCCAGGCCAACACCATCGCCGGGAACATCGCCAAGCTCAACACCGGGATCCGCGAGACCACGGCCAGCGGCGCCTCGGCCAACGAGCTGATGGACCAGCGGGACCAGCTGCTCAACCAGCTCTCCGACATCACCGGCTCGCGCGTCGTGCACCGCGAGAACGGCACCGTCGACGTCCTCGTGGGGAACGCCACGATCGTCACCGGCGACTTCTCGTACGACCTGAAGATCGGCGTCCAGGAGAGCACCACCAGCACCGCGCCGATCGCCCCGGGCGCGGAGCGGATCGGAAACCAGCTGGTCGCCACGATCGGCGGCCAGAACGCCGGTCCCGTGGCCGGGTCGCTGAAGGCGACGTTCGACGGGGCCAACAAGACCCTCGCCGACCAGCAGAAGGGTCTGAACGACTTCGCGACCGACCTGACGACGAAGGTGAACGCCGCCTACGGCACGACCTTCTTCAGCAGCGTGGAGGCCGGCTGGACCACCGGCCCCGTGAAGGCCGCGCAACTGACCGTCTCGGTCACCACCACCTCCTTCCGCGACAGCACCGGCACCGGCACCGGCACCGGCTCGGCCGACCGCGCCTACGCCCGCGCCGTGTCGGAGGCCTTCAACGGTGCCCCGGCGAAGCCGGCGGTCGGGACGACCCCGGCGAAGCCGGCGGTCACCGGCATCAAGGACGGTTGGCGCACCCACGTCACCAACCTCGCCGCCTCCACCCAGTCCGCGAACAACCGCGCCGAGCTGTCCGCGCAGGTGTCGCTGAAGTCCAGCGCGGTCCGCGACGGGGTCTCCGGCGTCAACCTCGACGAGGAGATGACCAACCTCGTCGCCTACCAGCACGCGTACTCCGCGGCCGCGAAGGTCCTCACCACCATGGACGAGGCCCTGCAGTCCCTCCTCAACATGGTCCGCTGA
- a CDS encoding flagellar assembly protein FliW, with amino-acid sequence MSAPTIEFVSPIMGFAEHSAFHLVPLDEEGTLYSLRAADGTGVRLVVVAPLKFFPGYAPEIDDETVMKLDLRDATEAAVLNVVNVGDDPATATVNLLAPIVINHRTLQASQVVLVGTDLPLRAPLLAA; translated from the coding sequence GTGTCCGCCCCCACGATCGAGTTCGTCTCGCCCATCATGGGCTTCGCCGAGCACTCGGCCTTCCACCTCGTCCCCCTGGACGAGGAGGGGACGCTGTACTCGTTGCGCGCCGCCGACGGCACGGGCGTCCGCCTCGTGGTCGTCGCCCCGCTGAAGTTCTTCCCCGGTTACGCGCCGGAGATCGACGACGAGACGGTGATGAAGCTCGACCTGCGGGACGCCACGGAGGCGGCGGTGCTGAACGTCGTCAACGTCGGGGACGACCCGGCCACGGCGACGGTCAACCTGCTGGCCCCGATCGTGATCAACCACCGCACGCTGCAGGCGTCGCAGGTGGTGCTGGTGGGGACGGATCTGCCGCTGCGCGCCCCCCTGCTGGCGGCCTGA
- a CDS encoding methyl-accepting chemotaxis protein yields MAGLPRKGGVSLTSGIVGAAGCMGVVALALGVTGTVAAQDQAEQLEQLKGDALVRLEAVRSVELLHERVGGLTLAVQYLNGGSQLAPDLQTATAERADAVEALQDVATGPDQELAADLSEQLDTMSEQGQVLISATDDATRAAAGEAYTAAQDAFRADVESLTELSTAAVDDVVAESRDGARTTLWTTIAVLLGGLVVCAGVVARVVRRVRADAGRIASVAEALDQGDLTVSSGIERGDELGRMASSLDHAIARLRTEFASVAAGAETLGHSSQVLAQASSDAAVASDRAGSEVRSVSGDISTVSTSLQAVSAGSEQMGSAIREISASAAEATGVAAHAVQVAEDTTATVARLGESSLEIGNVVKVITAIAEQTNLLALNATIEAARAGEMGKGFAVVAGEVKELAQQTARATEDISRRVSTIQSDTTGAVTAIASISEVIARINDLQTTIASAVEEQTATTNEMSRSIADAAGGADRITAGIDGVSTATDATDRSVVATRTAADEVSGVSQQLRTVVGRFRL; encoded by the coding sequence ATGGCGGGTCTCCCGCGCAAGGGTGGGGTCTCCCTCACGTCGGGGATCGTCGGGGCGGCGGGCTGCATGGGCGTGGTGGCCCTCGCCCTCGGCGTCACCGGCACGGTCGCGGCGCAGGACCAGGCGGAGCAGCTGGAGCAGCTGAAGGGCGACGCCCTCGTGCGCCTGGAGGCCGTCCGCTCCGTGGAGCTCCTGCACGAACGCGTCGGCGGCCTGACTCTCGCCGTCCAGTACCTGAACGGCGGCTCCCAGCTGGCCCCGGACCTGCAGACCGCCACCGCCGAGCGCGCCGACGCGGTCGAGGCCCTGCAGGACGTGGCGACCGGCCCCGACCAGGAGCTCGCCGCCGACCTGTCCGAGCAGCTCGACACCATGAGCGAGCAGGGCCAGGTGCTCATCAGCGCCACCGACGACGCGACCCGCGCCGCCGCGGGCGAGGCCTACACCGCGGCCCAGGACGCGTTCCGCGCCGACGTGGAGTCGCTGACCGAGCTCTCCACCGCCGCCGTCGACGACGTCGTCGCCGAGAGCCGCGACGGGGCCCGCACCACCCTGTGGACCACGATCGCGGTGCTGCTGGGCGGGCTCGTCGTCTGCGCCGGCGTCGTCGCCCGCGTCGTGCGCCGGGTGCGCGCGGACGCCGGGCGCATCGCCTCCGTCGCCGAGGCGCTGGACCAGGGCGACCTGACCGTCTCCTCCGGCATCGAGCGCGGCGACGAGCTGGGCCGCATGGCCTCCTCCCTGGACCACGCCATCGCCCGCCTGCGCACCGAGTTCGCCTCCGTCGCCGCCGGCGCCGAGACCCTCGGCCACTCCTCGCAGGTGCTGGCCCAGGCCTCCTCCGACGCCGCGGTGGCCTCCGACCGCGCCGGCAGCGAGGTCCGCTCGGTGTCCGGGGACATCTCCACCGTCTCCACCAGCCTGCAGGCCGTCTCCGCCGGTTCGGAGCAGATGGGGTCCGCGATCCGGGAGATCTCCGCCTCCGCCGCCGAGGCCACCGGGGTCGCGGCGCACGCCGTGCAGGTCGCCGAGGACACCACCGCCACCGTCGCCCGCCTCGGGGAGAGCTCCCTGGAGATCGGCAACGTCGTCAAGGTCATCACCGCCATCGCCGAGCAGACGAACCTGCTGGCCCTCAACGCGACCATCGAGGCGGCGCGCGCCGGGGAGATGGGCAAGGGCTTCGCCGTCGTCGCCGGTGAGGTGAAGGAGCTCGCGCAGCAGACCGCGCGCGCCACCGAGGACATCTCCCGCCGGGTCTCCACGATCCAGTCCGACACCACCGGCGCGGTCACCGCGATCGCCTCCATCAGCGAGGTCATCGCCCGGATCAACGACCTGCAGACGACCATCGCCTCGGCCGTGGAGGAGCAGACCGCCACGACGAACGAGATGTCGCGCTCGATCGCCGACGCCGCCGGCGGCGCGGACCGCATCACCGCCGGGATCGACGGGGTGTCGACCGCCACCGACGCGACCGACCGCTCCGTCGTCGCCACCCGGACCGCCGCCGACGAGGTGTCGGGGGTGTCGCAGCAGCTGCGGACCGTGGTGGGTCGGTTCCGCCTCTGA
- a CDS encoding NAD(P)H-dependent glycerol-3-phosphate dehydrogenase produces the protein MHVAVLGSGAWGTAVAGLLAANASSVGLWCRRPELAERIRVSGRNEQYLPGIDLPARVHAGSRVEDVVEGAELVVLAVPLQRLRSLLLRWREVLPAVPVVNLAKGVETSTGLFGSEVVADVLDGRPVLALSGPNLALEIARGQPAATVVACVDAEVAGRVATWCSTPDFHAHPLTDVVGVDVAGAVKNVVALAVGMVEGAGLGANARAAVTTLGLTETAELGRRLGARLETFLGLAGAGDLVATSTSTLSRNHRVGVALGEGLPLAEALVRAGGTAEGVATAPALLRRDPDLPFVRDVVAVLDGQRSPVEAVTRLLTVA, from the coding sequence GTGCACGTCGCCGTCCTCGGGTCCGGAGCGTGGGGAACGGCCGTCGCCGGGCTCCTCGCCGCCAACGCCAGCAGCGTCGGGCTGTGGTGCCGCCGGCCCGAGCTCGCCGAGCGCATCCGGGTCTCGGGGCGCAACGAGCAGTACCTGCCGGGGATCGACCTGCCCGCCCGCGTCCACGCGGGGTCCCGCGTCGAGGACGTCGTGGAGGGCGCGGAGCTGGTGGTCCTCGCGGTGCCGCTGCAGCGGCTGCGGTCCCTGCTCCTGCGCTGGCGGGAGGTGCTGCCCGCCGTCCCGGTGGTGAACCTGGCCAAGGGCGTGGAGACCTCGACGGGGCTGTTCGGCTCCGAGGTCGTCGCCGACGTCCTGGACGGCCGGCCCGTCCTGGCGCTGTCGGGGCCCAACCTCGCCCTGGAGATCGCCCGCGGTCAGCCCGCCGCCACCGTCGTGGCCTGCGTGGACGCGGAGGTGGCCGGGCGGGTCGCGACCTGGTGCAGCACACCGGACTTCCACGCCCACCCGCTGACCGACGTCGTCGGCGTCGACGTCGCGGGGGCGGTGAAGAACGTCGTCGCGCTGGCCGTGGGGATGGTGGAGGGCGCGGGTCTGGGCGCGAACGCGCGGGCCGCGGTGACGACCCTGGGGCTCACCGAGACCGCGGAGCTGGGCCGGCGCCTCGGGGCGCGGCTGGAGACGTTCCTGGGCCTGGCCGGCGCCGGGGACCTCGTCGCCACCAGCACCTCCACGCTCTCGCGCAACCACCGCGTCGGGGTGGCGCTGGGGGAGGGGCTGCCGCTGGCCGAGGCGCTGGTCCGCGCGGGCGGCACCGCGGAGGGCGTCGCGACGGCCCCGGCGCTGCTGCGGCGCGACCCGGACCTGCCGTTCGTGCGCGACGTCGTGGCCGTCCTCGACGGGCAGCGCTCACCCGTCGAGGCGGTCACCCGGCTGCTGACGGTGGCCTGA
- a CDS encoding YbhB/YbcL family Raf kinase inhibitor-like protein gives MNLERPVAPEPYSLLPAVPGFALRSTDVTAGEQMDERHAGGNVSPQLSWDGFPDGTRSFLVNCFDPDAPTPAGFWHWTVVDVPVAVTSLPTGAGSQPAPEGATVLRNDLGTADFTGAAPPPGDHPHRYVFAVHALDVESLGLPATATPTVAAFASLGHVLARATLAPVYSR, from the coding sequence ATGAACCTCGAACGACCTGTCGCCCCGGAGCCGTATTCCCTGCTCCCCGCCGTCCCCGGCTTCGCCCTGCGTTCCACCGACGTGACCGCGGGCGAGCAGATGGACGAGCGGCACGCCGGCGGGAACGTCTCGCCCCAGCTCAGCTGGGACGGCTTCCCGGACGGCACGAGGAGCTTCCTCGTCAACTGCTTCGACCCCGACGCCCCGACCCCGGCCGGCTTCTGGCACTGGACGGTCGTCGACGTGCCGGTCGCGGTGACGAGCCTGCCCACCGGGGCGGGGTCGCAGCCGGCGCCCGAGGGGGCGACGGTGCTGCGCAACGACCTCGGGACCGCCGACTTCACCGGCGCCGCTCCCCCGCCCGGTGACCACCCGCACCGCTACGTCTTCGCCGTCCACGCCCTCGACGTCGAGAGCCTGGGCCTGCCCGCCACCGCGACGCCCACGGTGGCGGCCTTCGCCTCGCTGGGTCACGTGCTGGCCCGCGCGACGCTCGCGCCGGTCTACTCCCGGTGA
- a CDS encoding YbaK/EbsC family protein, whose translation MSAPAAAQRVAGDLELLPAAEHPHLLPEAVRAALPEGAWTLEIDPGLADTQALVDAAHVPLDGSANCVVVAGKRDGEERVAACVVLASTRADVNGAVKKVLDVRKASFLPMDRAVEESGMEFGGITPVGLPGGWRVLVDTRVAGSEWVLIGSGVRRSKLVVRGADLAALPGAEVVDIAMTPPVAST comes from the coding sequence GTGAGCGCGCCCGCCGCCGCCCAGCGCGTCGCGGGCGACCTGGAGCTGCTGCCGGCCGCCGAGCACCCGCACCTGCTGCCCGAAGCGGTGCGGGCGGCGCTGCCCGAGGGCGCCTGGACCCTGGAGATCGACCCCGGCCTCGCCGACACCCAGGCCCTCGTCGACGCCGCGCACGTCCCGCTGGACGGGTCCGCGAACTGCGTGGTCGTCGCCGGCAAGCGGGACGGGGAGGAACGCGTCGCGGCGTGCGTGGTGCTGGCCAGCACCCGCGCCGACGTCAACGGCGCGGTCAAGAAGGTCCTCGACGTCCGCAAGGCGTCGTTCCTGCCGATGGACCGGGCCGTGGAGGAGTCAGGCATGGAGTTCGGCGGGATCACCCCCGTCGGGCTGCCCGGCGGGTGGCGGGTCCTCGTGGACACCCGGGTCGCGGGCAGCGAGTGGGTGCTCATCGGCTCCGGGGTGCGCCGGTCCAAGCTGGTCGTGCGCGGCGCCGACCTGGCCGCCCTGCCCGGCGCGGAGGTCGTGGACATCGCGATGACGCCCCCGGTGGCCTCGACGTGA
- a CDS encoding flagellar protein FlgN, whose product MGLAEVSGILWKERELLELLLFKLEEEQLVLASGRTRWLAHATREVEFVMEQIRSTELLRAVEVDAAAGELGLEPGPSLGAIAAAAPDPWGELFRGHRDAFLTLTAEIQDLADANRDLLTAGSRALRETLLGLDQPLDTYTARGKNTAASAGGSRAHFVDEAL is encoded by the coding sequence ATGGGACTGGCTGAGGTCTCCGGCATCCTCTGGAAGGAGCGGGAGCTGCTGGAGCTGCTCCTGTTCAAGCTGGAGGAGGAGCAGCTCGTGCTGGCCAGCGGCCGCACGCGCTGGCTGGCGCACGCGACCCGCGAGGTCGAGTTCGTCATGGAGCAGATCCGCTCCACGGAGCTCCTGCGGGCCGTCGAGGTCGACGCCGCCGCCGGCGAGCTGGGCCTGGAGCCCGGCCCCAGCCTCGGCGCGATCGCGGCGGCGGCCCCGGACCCCTGGGGCGAGCTGTTCCGCGGCCACCGCGACGCGTTCCTGACGCTGACCGCGGAGATCCAGGACCTCGCCGACGCCAACCGTGACCTGCTGACCGCCGGGTCCCGCGCCCTGCGGGAGACCCTGCTCGGGCTGGACCAGCCCCTCGACACCTACACCGCCCGGGGCAAGAACACGGCCGCGTCGGCCGGCGGATCCCGCGCCCACTTCGTCGACGAAGCCCTCTGA
- a CDS encoding flagellin gives MTQRSIATNALTNLQNTQTRMAKLQEQITSGNSLPKGSEDSVRAAAALRLNDQIAVNTENGRNLDEARAWMVTQEPALESTTKALQKVRELTVRASNGTFDATARKAIAAEITALKETILGDANTQYQGRAVFAGTSAGTVAYDATTYASNDDTNTTVTPAVGVVTRTVSPGVHMQVNISGNSVYGSGNDSLFAELDTLAQKITDGDPTAAASLSTIDGRITKATNAMATIGARTNQLDHAEEVNANQLAYLEAQLNDVQGVDPAKAYVEFTQQNVAYQAALQVTAKTVQTSLLDFLR, from the coding sequence GTGACCCAGCGCAGCATCGCCACCAACGCGCTGACCAACCTGCAGAACACCCAGACCCGCATGGCGAAGCTGCAGGAGCAGATCACCAGCGGCAACTCGCTGCCCAAGGGGTCCGAGGACTCCGTGCGCGCGGCCGCGGCCCTGCGCCTGAACGACCAGATCGCCGTCAACACCGAGAACGGGCGCAACCTCGACGAGGCCCGGGCCTGGATGGTGACCCAGGAGCCGGCGCTGGAGAGCACCACGAAGGCTCTCCAGAAGGTGCGCGAACTGACGGTGCGGGCCAGCAACGGTACCTTCGACGCCACCGCCCGGAAGGCGATCGCAGCGGAGATCACCGCGCTCAAGGAGACGATCCTCGGCGACGCCAACACCCAGTACCAGGGCCGCGCTGTGTTCGCCGGCACCTCGGCCGGGACGGTCGCCTACGACGCCACCACGTACGCCAGCAACGACGACACGAACACGACGGTGACCCCCGCGGTGGGCGTCGTCACCCGCACCGTCTCCCCCGGTGTGCACATGCAGGTCAACATCTCGGGCAACAGCGTCTACGGGTCCGGGAACGACTCCCTGTTCGCCGAACTGGACACCCTCGCCCAGAAGATCACTGACGGTGACCCCACTGCGGCGGCGTCGCTGTCGACGATCGACGGCCGCATCACCAAGGCGACCAACGCCATGGCCACGATCGGCGCCCGCACCAACCAGCTCGACCACGCCGAGGAGGTCAACGCCAACCAGCTGGCCTACCTCGAGGCGCAGCTGAACGACGTGCAGGGTGTGGACCCGGCCAAGGCCTACGTGGAGTTCACCCAGCAGAACGTGGCCTACCAGGCGGCGCTGCAGGTGACGGCGAAGACCGTCCAGACCTCCCTCCTGGACTTCCTCCGCTGA